From Qipengyuania psychrotolerans:
ACCATATCGCGGATCTGCGGCACAAGTGAGAAGGTGTCGGTTCCGCCGACGATGTAGTGGTGCTGATGAATGGCAGGAATGTCAGCAAGTGCTGAGATCGGATAAGTCGCGCTGCGCGCGATATCGAGCATCTTGTCATCGATATCGGTGGCAAAAATTTGCACATAGGGCCGCCTGCCTTCGTGGCGCATCACTTCGGCGAACAGCATCGCCAGCGTGTAAGCTTCCTCACCGCTCGAACAGCCTGGAACCCAGACCCGGATTTCCTGACCATCGCGCGCATTCCTGACCAACTGCGTGATGGCCTGTTCGCTGAGCGCATTGAAATCGTCCGCATCACGGAAGAACTGCGTTACGTTGATCAGCAAGTCCTGGAAAAGCGCCTGGCATTCATCGGCATCGGACCGGATACGTTTTACGTATTCAAATCCGTTTTCGATCGAAAGCACCTGCATTCGCCGCGCCACTCGCCGCACGAGGGTGGAGCGCTTGTAACGGGAGAAATCATGCCCAACCGCTTCGCGCAAAACCTCGCACAGCTCGTCAATGCGGTCGGCGACTACTTCAGCTGCATCCTCGGCCTCATCCGAGGGCGACCGGGAAAAGAAGTTCGAAACGACTTCTATAATGTCACCCGGTGATACGATGACATCGACAAGTCCTGTTCCGATTGCGGACACGGGCATCCCGTCATAGCGGGCGCTTTGCGGATCCTGGGCAACCGCCAGGCCGCCCATCTCCTTGATCGCGCGCAGCCCCCGACTGCCGTCCGCACCGGTTCCGGACAGAATAACGCAGGCAGCCATAGGGCCGCGGGCATTGGCAAGACTGTCGAAGAAATCGTCGATCGGGCGCCGCTGCCCGCGCGGATCGGAAAACTCGGTTAGTTGAAGAGTGTTGTCCTTGATCGCCAAGCCATGCGCTGGCGGGATCACGTAAATGTGATCGGCCAGCAATTCTTCGCCGCCTTCCGCCTGCGTGACATCCATGTCGGTATAGCGCTCGATCAATTGCGCCATCAGCGATTCGTGAGTCGGATCCAGATGCTGGATGACGACAAACGACATGCCCGTCGGTTCAGAATTGCTGCTGAACAATTCGCGTAGCGCCTCGAGGCCGCCTGCCGAAGCGCCAATCGCAACGACAGGCACGTTCTGTTCGGTTTTTGAATTCACGTATCGCCCCTTACATCCGACAATCGCATTTCCGCGATAATCGAATAGCTGGATGCTAGCTGACCGAATGTCCCCAGCATCACCATGCCCATCTCACCCGCCACCAATCGCAATTCGCGAATATCTTGTTGCAGAGCCATTTCATAAAGACCCAGAGCCTTGTCATCGTGTCGTACGATTTCGAACTGGGAACCCAATATGTACCTAATCTTCCCATCAAGTTTCAGTTTCGACATGTAAACCAAGTTCAAAAATGGCGCCCCGTCGGCCCTGACATTTGGGACAACGAACTTGCCTTCCGTGAGCTGGTCGTCTGCGATAAAACTGCGCATCCGCCCGCGTACCGGACCTGCTCCGCCGCTGGGCTGGAGGAACCGGCAGTTACGCCCAAGGGCTTGCTCGGCCGTGTATCCGGACATTTTGCAGAATGCTGTATTGACCCCGATCAATGGCGCATCATCCAGCCGCGCATCGGCAAGCGAAAGCGAGACACCGCTCTTGTCGAAAACATCGCCAAATCCGCGCGCAGGCTCGCTTTTATTATCCAACCAATACATGACGATGCTTCCTGCTCGCGCAAGCCCTTCAGACTCCAATATTTGCTCTATGCAAAACATCCCGCAGTCACAAGTGGCGCGCTCAAAGCAATATCTGTTGGTTTCTGGGGATAGGAACCGGTTGGTGGATGGTACGGTGCGAAGCAGGACCCTGCATTCTACATCTGCCTTCCCGGCAGGCGATGTGACTTAGACCACTTCTGGCTTCCTGGTGGAGGCCGCGTAAATCTCGTCAATCGCGCGAGCGAGCGTGCTGTCGAATTCCGCGTCACTCATCGAACACCGCAGATCCTGAAGGAGCGCCCGCGAGAAACTGGCAATCATCCCCTGGTTGCGTGCCAGCTCAGCACACGCTGCATCGCGCGAATATCCGCCTGAAAGGGCCGCGACGCGCGCGGTCCGGGGGTGATCGATCAGGGCGGCGTAGCTGTTTGGCCGTGCTGGAAGCGATAGTTTCAGGATCACCTTTTGGCCGGACGGGATGGTTTCAAGTTGCGCGTGCAATTCATCGACCAGCAGGAGGTCGCACAATTCGCGATCGCTGCTACCAAGGTGCACTTCAGGCTCGATGATGGGCAGAAGTCCATGGTCCAGAATACGCCTTGCGTGATCAAACTGCTGGCGCACCACCGCCTCGATGCCAGACCTTGAAGCGGCATGGATGAGCGAACGCATTTTGGTCCCTGCCATCCCCGAAGCCGAGGCTCTTTCTAGCAATCCGCCGAGCGTTGGGACAGGCTTCATGAGTTGAACGCCGTCGGCGCGCTTTTCCAGGCCCTGGTCGACCTTCAGGAAAGCAGCGATGTCCAGATCGCGAAGTAGCAACGGCACCGGCTTGTCACCGGCCATTCCTGTCATCGTCTTCTCGAACAGGATCGCACCGATGATTTTGCCCGAGGCAAAGCTGGGGGACATCATGATGCGGGTGCGCATCTGATGGATCAGCGCGAACATTTCGTTTTCGTCCGAATAAGCTTCGCGGCCGATCCCGTAGACTTCCAGCGCGCGCGGCGTCGATCCGCCGCTTTGATCGAGTGCGGCGATGAAGCCGGGCGCGTTCTCGATCTTTTCCATCATATGCGGATCGAGCACTCCCACGCTCCCGCCCTATGCGCTCACGGCGAGCGCCTTGCCGCCGCGGCTTGCCACCGCGCCGAGGCCAAACAGCAGCGCGAATATCCAAACCAGAACACCCAGGAAGGGGACAATTCCCAGCAACAGGATCACAAGCGCACCAAGCGTCGGCCACAGAAGTCGCGCGCCCCAGCCGGTTGCATCCGCTTCTGATTTGGTCGTCAGACGGCGACCTTCCACGCCGATAAAGAATGCCGTCGCAGCAACCGCCACAGGGGTGATGGCCAGGCAGATGGCGACGAGGAGCAACGCCAAAGGCACCCCGATAACGCTGGCGAAGAGCAACGTGATCAATACCGGTGTGCCGACTGCGATCAGGGCGCCGATGCCCAAACTCTGCCATGGCTGTCTCTTGATGAAGGATGCCGAGGATCGCATCAAACTCGGCACGGCAAACGCAATGGCCAGAACGAGGATTGTAAACCCCAGGATCGCCGCAAGCGCCATCATTCCGAACAGCTCGCCGGCTCCTCGCCCCCAGCTTTCGAATGCCGAATGTTCTTGCGCGGGCAGGACGCGGCGTTCGCCCGTCACCACCGCGCCGGGTTCGATCACGAGATTTTCGGTTTGATAGTACAGGTCCCCGCCAATTCTGGCTTGTGGTCCCAAGGTCACGGTCTCCCCGCTCAAGCGTGCATCACCGCCGACGCTGGAATTGAGATAGACTGTGCCGGCGCCTGCCCGAAGATCGACCGGAATTGGCGTTTCAATAACCAGTTCGCCCCCGGCAGCAACGGCAGAGCCGCCGATCTCAAAGCCGCGGCGAATAGCGACCTCGCCCCCGGCAACGACGATGTCGTCGGCAACGGAGCCACTTACCAACTCAAGCTCACCGCCGGCAGCGAACAGGTCGTCGATGGCTACATTTCTGATCGTAATTTCGCTGCCGGCGATGATCAGGTGATCCGCACTGGTCTGGTTGACTGTGACAGTCCCTCCGAACGCGAACACGTCGTCGGCCGAATTGACCTTGAGGTTGATGGTTTCGGCCGAAAAGAAAGACATGTCCGGCGCCTTTGCGCCTACGTCTATGGCCTCGCCGATTTCTCCCGTGATCTGCGTATTACCCCTCGTCGCGATAAGGGCTGCCAGCACAATCAGGGCGAGCACGAGCAATAGCCTTGCGATTGTCTTGATCTCGAAAAACATGGCTGCTCCTGTTCTTGGGGCGCCGTCACAAGGTTCGGCGTCCGGTCGATGCGCAAGTTCCCACGAGATGCGTCGGGGGGTCTTTACGGGATGCCCCTTAGCTATCGGTGCGATTGATGTGATCCACCGCGAAACGGGATGCAGCGCGCCCGATAGGTGGCTATACGTATCGTCAGCACGGCCACCGGCCTCAAGAACCGCGAACGGCAGTTTAACGCAAGGAAAGGCGACATCTATGGCGACCACACCCCCACACGAGCCAGATCGGATCGAGCCCCAGTCACCGCCTGAAACCCCGGTTCAGCCTGACGAACCTCAGCCCGGCAGGGAGCCGGAAATCATCCCAACGGCGCCAGATTTCGATGAGCCGGATCGTAGTCCTGACGAATTTCCTGCGCCGGATGCTGCCAGCACCTAGTGGCTCAACAGGAGCGGTATCGCCGGATCGGAAAGCATCTCGCGCGTGACCCCGCCAAGGACGCGTTCGCGAAAACGCGACCGCCCGTAAGCGCCCATTACTATGACCCCTGCCCTGCGTATCTGAGCGGCATCGATCAGGGTCGCAGCAATCGAGCCCTCATCGTTCAGGGCCAGCTCCGTGATCAGCGGCTCGATATCGTGACGGGCGAGGAACTTGGCCGCATCGGACGTCGTCAGCCGCCGGCTGTCCCGCGCTTTTGTCTCACGCACGGAGTGGATGTGGACTTCCGAGGCCTCTCGCAGGATCGGCAGCGCCGCTTGCAGCGCATGACCGCTTTCCGCAGAGCCATTCCAGGCGACAACTGCCGGGACTTGCATGGAGAACATCTTGGCCGATGACGGGACGACCAGCACAGGGGCCCGCACAGTGACCACGGTTTCAGTAGCGAGCCTTGACGGGTGTGCTGGCTCTCCCACCGGATTGCTTGCCCCGAGGACCACGATTTCGGAAAGCGGCGCGAGGTGATTGATCTCGTCGATCGCGTCTCCCTTTCTCCGCACCCAGTCCCACCGGACATCTTCGGTAGCCAGGCGGCTCTCAAGTTTCTCCTGGAACTGGTCGGCAGTCTCGCGGAAGGTGGCGGCCATTTCCATGGCCATCGAGAAATAGAGATCCCCGGGGACGCCAAATTCGTAGGGTACGGCCTGCAGGCAGGTGATGTGGCTGTCGAAGCGGCGCGCAAGATCAAGCGCAGCCTGAAACCTCGCTTCCATGCCGTCATCTTCGTGAATGTGGAGTAATATCGAACGCATGCCATTGCCTCCGTTGATTGGGAACTGGGCCCGACTGGTCCTAGGCGGAGGGCGCTGGCTCGAAATTACGCAAATGTCCTGAAAGCAAACCTCGGCAAATTCCGTATTCCCGGATCGCGCACCTGCCTGCACCATTGTGGCAGAAACGGAGATGCATCCCGGCATGAGCCAGTGGAGTCTCATAAAACTCGAATTGGACAGGTCAGCCAAATACCCGCTTGGATCTGTAAGCCGGGCCTATTTTATCCGCGCTCCGCTCGATGAAACGGGGTTGATCGACAATATGCGATTGTCCCGGGAGCCGCAGAGCGCGGCGGTCAGGAGGTTCTGGCCAAGCCAGCACGATTTGTCCGGCTATATCGTGAAGTCTACGAGCGGCTGGTATTTCCGCGATGCGGACGCAGCCGGTCCAGATGAATGGTTTGCCAGCATCCTGGACGCGTCGATAACGGCGGGCTCAGTGCTGGAAATTACCGAGCGCGACGGGACCGTTTCAACCTTCCGGGTCGCCGAGATCACGCCGTTCTAGTCTTCGTCCTGCTGCCGATCAGCCTCGCCCACCCCTGCCATGAACGCTACGCGGAGCAGGTCGGACAAGCTATGTACGTCGAGCTTCGACATCAGGTTGGCACGATGGATTTCGACCGTGCGCGCGCTGATCCCGAGATCATATCCGATCGTCTTGTTAGGCCAGCCCTTGACCAGCCCTTCCAATACTTCTCGTTCGCGGGTCGTCAGCGGCTGTAGGCGCGCCTGCGCTTCGTTCTTGGTGGTGCGCCATCGGTCTGCGTCATTGAGGCGCTGAGATGCCTCTTCGATCGCGGAAATCAGCTGGGGCTTGTCGAAGGGCTTTTCGATAAAATCCACCGCTCCGGCCTTCATCGCCCTTACCGCCAGCTCCACTTCTCCGTGCCCGGTCATGACAACTACCGGGAAAGTGATGCCGCGCTCGCCGATTTCGTCCTGCACATCCAGGCCGTCAGGGCCCGGCATGCGAATGTCCATCAGGATGCATCCCGGGTCCAGATTGTCGACCGTGCTCAAGAGCTCGGCTCCGCTTTCGAAAGTGCGGACCGTGTGGCCCGACGTGCGGAGCATGAACCCGACCGATCGCCTGATCGAGGGGTCGTCATCGACGAGGTAAACCGGATAATCAGTCATTCTCACCTCCGAAATTCGCGCTTTTCAACGTGAACGAGAATTCAGTCCCCCCCAGCTCGGAAGGCCGGGCCCAAATCTTGCCGCCATGCGCGTTGATGATGGTCTGGCAGATCGAAAGGCCAAGCCCCATCCCGCTTGCCTTGGTGCTGACAAAGGGATGGAACAGGCGCTGTGCCACGTGGGGGTCGAGCCCGGGGCCGCTATCGCTCACGGAAATGCGGACCATGCCATCATCGTGACACGCGCTGGTGACCCGCAAACGCTTGTTTGGGGATCCCTGCATCGCCTCGAGGGCGTTCCGTATGAGATTTACAAGGACCTGCTGGATCTGGATTGGGACAACCAGAACGCTCTCACATTCGGGAGCAATCTGGCTGGAAAAGTCCACGTCCCTCCCGTCCCCGTTGACCAGCGCGAGGGCAGTGGCAGAGTTCACGATGCGCCTCAGGTTGTCGATCTCAGGCGTGATATCTCCGTGAGAGATAAAGTCGCGTAACCGGCGAATGATTTCGCCCGCACGAAGCGCCTCGCTGCGGCATTTGGACAGGGCGTGCCGGACATCGTCCAACCCATCCATCGCCGCATCATCGAGCATATCGCTCGCTGCTGCCGCATAGTTTACAATAGATGTGAGCGGCTGATTGAGTTCATGCGCGATGGAACTGGCGAGACTTCCCATCGATGAAATGCGCGAGACATGGGCGAGATCAGCCTGAAGCGAATGCATCAGCTGTTCGTTTTCCCCGACGTTGGTCAAATCCTTGATGAAGCCGGCGAAATACAGCCTGTCACCGAACTTCATTTCTCCGACCGTAAGCTCGATTGGAAATGTATCTCCGTTGCGGCGGCGAGCGTTGGTCACGCGCGCCGTCCCAATCATCCTTTTTTCCCCGGTATCCAGGTAGTGGGCAAGATAGCCATTGTGAGCCTCGCGGTCGGGCGACGGCATGAGCAGGCTGACATTTTCGTTGCGAACTTGCTCTTCGCTATATCCGAACATTCGCTCGGCACCCGTGTTGAAAGACAGGATCCCCCCCGCTTGATCGATCACCACCACCGCGTCTGGAACGACGTCGGTCAGCCCGTGGAGGTCGTCGAATCGACGAAGCATCCGGTTGGTCACTCGGCTGTTTGCAGGTAGCTCTTTCATAGGTCATGCCAAAGAAATGGAACGGCCTCCTAATCAGTTATTGCGGGAGCGGCGAGGTTCAAGGCTGCGATAGTTGTGTTCCGAAATGTGTACTGGCGTTACGGTAAATACCCTATTTTCCAGCACTGCGCGACCACTACGGCGGGTAGGATGCGCACTCTATTTTTTGCCATAACGCTCGCTCTGCACTTGCCCTGCGCTGCCTTGGCCAATTCCCCTGCGAACTGGCGGCCCGAGCAGGTTGAAAACCTTTCTCACTGGATTGATCGTGCTGCAGATTCGGCGATCATCCTCCCGAAGGATGCGGGCGAGAATCTACGCGCTGCCATCACCGCGCAATCTCAGGGTGATCTGGATCCGGTCGCCAATGAAGCCGCGCTCGAACTGCTGCGCGCCTACCACGGGCTTTGCTGCGGTCCCGTGCGCCCGCGCAATTGGCATATCGGCCCAACGCCCAATGACGATGAATTGCGCCGCCTCCTGGCCGATGCCCTGATCGAAGACCGGCTCGATCTGTTCCTGCGCAGCATGCAGCCCCGGCATCCATACTATCGCCAGCTTTCGCTTGCCTACGCGAGAGAGCAGGACGGCGCGAAGAAACGCGTGCTGGCACTAAATCTGGCGCGCTGGCGCTGGATGCCGCGCACTCCGGGACAGCGCTATCTCCTGGTTAATGCCGCAAGCCAGGAAGTTACACTGTGGCAAGCAGGCGAACCTATCCAGCGCTGGCGCACGATCGTGGGAAAGCCGTCGAGCCCGACACCGATCTTCTCGGCCGAAGTATCGGGCGTGGTGTTCAATCCCTGGTGGGAGATCCCCCCGAGCATCGCTGCGGAAGGGATCGCGGCGATGGTCCGCCGGAACCCTGCCTTGGCGCGTCAGCGCGGCTATGTGTACCGCAGTGGCCGTTACCGGCAGAGGCCGGGCGACAATAATGCGCTGGGCAGGATGAAGCTGGTGATGCCGAACCCCTACAGTGTGTTTTTGCACGACACCTCGAACCGCGAGCTTTTCAGCTCCGACGAGCGGACATTGAGCCACGGGTGCGTGAGGGTCGACCAGGCGCTGCAATTTGCTTCCGCCTTGCTCGAACCCGGTGGCTGGACGCAGGCCCGCACCGACGAGACTGTCGCTGCGGGAAAAACCGTAACCATTTCCCTGCCCGAACCGCTCCCGGTTTACATCGCCTATTTCACGGCCGAGCCAGGTTCCTCCGGCACGGTCAAATACCTCCACGATGTCTATGGGCGCGACGGTGACGCAGCGCTTCCGGAAGATGTCCTGACGCGCGAATGTGCGCTGCCGCCGAGCTGCTGAAACCTTCCGCCGAGCAAGGCTCTACATACGGAAGTTTGCGTATCGCAGAGCTGGTACGCGGCCGATAATTTCATCTCACGAAATCCACGAATGAAGGACTCGGAAATGGTCAATCAAACTCTCACAGCCCCCACAACGCGTATCGAGCCGAGCTTTGCCGAGCGGTTTATCGAGCCGCTCAACAAGATGCGTACCGGCGTGGATCACCTGATCGAAGATCTCCCCGCACGCTGGTCGGCATTCCAGTTTCCCGCAGCGCCAGCCATCGAAATGACAGAGACTGATAAGCTCTACACAATTTCCGCAGAGGTCCCGGGGATAGCCAGCGAAGACATCGAATTGCAGATCGACCGCGACACGCTCATCCTCAAGGGCGAGAAGAAGGAAGAACGCCGCGAAGAAGACTGCGATTATGTCATCAGCGAAAGGGCCTATGGATCGTTCGAACGGCGCATTGCCCTTCCTCAGGACGCGCTGACCGACCAGATCGAAGCCGAAAGAAAAGACGGCCTGCTGCGCATATCAATTCCGCGCAGCAAGGATGCCAAGTCGGCGAAGAGGAAAATCGAAATTCACACCCATACCAATAGCTGAATTGAGCTGCCTGCTAAGTCTCGACTCCCGTCCCCGCAGAGCAGCTCAGTAGAGCGGTGCGCAACCCGTCGACCGCTCAAACGGAGCCCCCGGTGTCCCCTAGGCACCGGGGGCCTATTCATT
This genomic window contains:
- a CDS encoding PAS domain-containing protein, encoding MDNKSEPARGFGDVFDKSGVSLSLADARLDDAPLIGVNTAFCKMSGYTAEQALGRNCRFLQPSGGAGPVRGRMRSFIADDQLTEGKFVVPNVRADGAPFLNLVYMSKLKLDGKIRYILGSQFEIVRHDDKALGLYEMALQQDIRELRLVAGEMGMVMLGTFGQLASSYSIIAEMRLSDVRGDT
- a CDS encoding fructose bisphosphate aldolase → MLDPHMMEKIENAPGFIAALDQSGGSTPRALEVYGIGREAYSDENEMFALIHQMRTRIMMSPSFASGKIIGAILFEKTMTGMAGDKPVPLLLRDLDIAAFLKVDQGLEKRADGVQLMKPVPTLGGLLERASASGMAGTKMRSLIHAASRSGIEAVVRQQFDHARRILDHGLLPIIEPEVHLGSSDRELCDLLLVDELHAQLETIPSGQKVILKLSLPARPNSYAALIDHPRTARVAALSGGYSRDAACAELARNQGMIASFSRALLQDLRCSMSDAEFDSTLARAIDEIYAASTRKPEVV
- a CDS encoding polymer-forming cytoskeletal protein gives rise to the protein MFFEIKTIARLLLVLALIVLAALIATRGNTQITGEIGEAIDVGAKAPDMSFFSAETINLKVNSADDVFAFGGTVTVNQTSADHLIIAGSEITIRNVAIDDLFAAGGELELVSGSVADDIVVAGGEVAIRRGFEIGGSAVAAGGELVIETPIPVDLRAGAGTVYLNSSVGGDARLSGETVTLGPQARIGGDLYYQTENLVIEPGAVVTGERRVLPAQEHSAFESWGRGAGELFGMMALAAILGFTILVLAIAFAVPSLMRSSASFIKRQPWQSLGIGALIAVGTPVLITLLFASVIGVPLALLLVAICLAITPVAVAATAFFIGVEGRRLTTKSEADATGWGARLLWPTLGALVILLLGIVPFLGVLVWIFALLFGLGAVASRGGKALAVSA
- a CDS encoding universal stress protein, with protein sequence MRSILLHIHEDDGMEARFQAALDLARRFDSHITCLQAVPYEFGVPGDLYFSMAMEMAATFRETADQFQEKLESRLATEDVRWDWVRRKGDAIDEINHLAPLSEIVVLGASNPVGEPAHPSRLATETVVTVRAPVLVVPSSAKMFSMQVPAVVAWNGSAESGHALQAALPILREASEVHIHSVRETKARDSRRLTTSDAAKFLARHDIEPLITELALNDEGSIAATLIDAAQIRRAGVIVMGAYGRSRFRERVLGGVTREMLSDPAIPLLLSH
- a CDS encoding response regulator transcription factor; translation: MTDYPVYLVDDDPSIRRSVGFMLRTSGHTVRTFESGAELLSTVDNLDPGCILMDIRMPGPDGLDVQDEIGERGITFPVVVMTGHGEVELAVRAMKAGAVDFIEKPFDKPQLISAIEEASQRLNDADRWRTTKNEAQARLQPLTTREREVLEGLVKGWPNKTIGYDLGISARTVEIHRANLMSKLDVHSLSDLLRVAFMAGVGEADRQQDED
- a CDS encoding sensor histidine kinase — translated: MKELPANSRVTNRMLRRFDDLHGLTDVVPDAVVVIDQAGGILSFNTGAERMFGYSEEQVRNENVSLLMPSPDREAHNGYLAHYLDTGEKRMIGTARVTNARRRNGDTFPIELTVGEMKFGDRLYFAGFIKDLTNVGENEQLMHSLQADLAHVSRISSMGSLASSIAHELNQPLTSIVNYAAAASDMLDDAAMDGLDDVRHALSKCRSEALRAGEIIRRLRDFISHGDITPEIDNLRRIVNSATALALVNGDGRDVDFSSQIAPECESVLVVPIQIQQVLVNLIRNALEAMQGSPNKRLRVTSACHDDGMVRISVSDSGPGLDPHVAQRLFHPFVSTKASGMGLGLSICQTIINAHGGKIWARPSELGGTEFSFTLKSANFGGEND
- a CDS encoding L,D-transpeptidase family protein; the encoded protein is MANSPANWRPEQVENLSHWIDRAADSAIILPKDAGENLRAAITAQSQGDLDPVANEAALELLRAYHGLCCGPVRPRNWHIGPTPNDDELRRLLADALIEDRLDLFLRSMQPRHPYYRQLSLAYAREQDGAKKRVLALNLARWRWMPRTPGQRYLLVNAASQEVTLWQAGEPIQRWRTIVGKPSSPTPIFSAEVSGVVFNPWWEIPPSIAAEGIAAMVRRNPALARQRGYVYRSGRYRQRPGDNNALGRMKLVMPNPYSVFLHDTSNRELFSSDERTLSHGCVRVDQALQFASALLEPGGWTQARTDETVAAGKTVTISLPEPLPVYIAYFTAEPGSSGTVKYLHDVYGRDGDAALPEDVLTRECALPPSC
- a CDS encoding Hsp20/alpha crystallin family protein yields the protein MVNQTLTAPTTRIEPSFAERFIEPLNKMRTGVDHLIEDLPARWSAFQFPAAPAIEMTETDKLYTISAEVPGIASEDIELQIDRDTLILKGEKKEERREEDCDYVISERAYGSFERRIALPQDALTDQIEAERKDGLLRISIPRSKDAKSAKRKIEIHTHTNS